From one Mycobacterium colombiense CECT 3035 genomic stretch:
- the serB gene encoding phosphoserine phosphatase SerB encodes MNSPPKVSVLITVTGVDQPGVTATLFEALSQHGVELLNVEQVVIRHRLTLGVLVCCPAGVADSAELRDDVESAIRRVGLDVSIERSDDVPIMREPSTHTIFVLGRPITAGAFGAVAREVAGLGVNIDLIRGVSDYPVIGLELRVSVPPGADGALRTALNRVSSEEQVDIAVEDYSLERRAKRLIVFDVDSTLVQGEVIEMLAARAGAEGKVAAITEAAMRGELDFAQSLEQRVATLAGLPASVIDEVADQLELMPGARTTLRTLRRLGYACGVVSGGFRRIIEPLAEELMLDYVAANELEIVDGTLTGRVIGPIVDRAGKATALREFANQVGVPMAQTVAVGDGANDIDMLAAAGLGIAFNAKPALREVADASLSHPYLDTVLFLLGVTRGEIEAADAVDGEVRRVEIPPE; translated from the coding sequence GTGAACTCACCACCCAAGGTGTCGGTGCTGATCACCGTCACCGGCGTGGATCAACCGGGCGTGACGGCGACCCTGTTCGAGGCGCTGTCGCAGCACGGGGTCGAGCTGCTCAACGTCGAACAGGTGGTGATCCGGCACCGCCTGACCCTGGGCGTTCTGGTGTGCTGCCCGGCCGGCGTCGCCGACAGCGCGGAGCTGCGCGACGACGTCGAATCGGCCATCCGCAGGGTGGGTCTCGATGTCAGCATCGAGCGCAGCGACGACGTGCCGATCATGCGGGAGCCCTCGACCCACACCATTTTCGTGCTGGGCCGGCCGATCACCGCCGGAGCGTTCGGCGCGGTGGCCCGTGAGGTGGCGGGCCTGGGCGTCAACATCGACCTGATCCGCGGCGTCTCCGACTATCCGGTGATCGGCCTGGAGCTGCGGGTGTCGGTGCCGCCGGGCGCGGACGGCGCGCTGCGGACCGCCCTGAACCGGGTGTCCAGCGAGGAACAGGTCGACATCGCCGTCGAGGACTACAGCCTGGAACGACGGGCCAAGCGGCTCATCGTGTTCGACGTGGATTCGACGCTGGTGCAGGGCGAGGTCATCGAGATGCTGGCGGCCCGGGCCGGCGCCGAGGGCAAGGTCGCCGCGATCACCGAGGCCGCGATGCGCGGCGAGCTGGACTTCGCGCAGTCGCTCGAGCAGCGGGTGGCGACGCTGGCGGGCCTGCCCGCCAGCGTCATCGACGAGGTCGCCGACCAGCTCGAACTGATGCCCGGCGCCCGCACCACGCTGCGGACCCTGCGGCGCCTGGGCTACGCCTGCGGCGTCGTGTCCGGCGGCTTCCGGCGGATCATCGAGCCGCTGGCCGAGGAGCTGATGCTGGACTACGTCGCGGCCAACGAGCTGGAGATCGTCGACGGCACGCTCACCGGCCGGGTCATTGGCCCCATCGTCGACCGGGCCGGAAAGGCCACGGCGCTAAGGGAATTCGCGAACCAGGTCGGGGTGCCGATGGCGCAGACGGTCGCGGTGGGCGACGGCGCCAACGACATCGACATGCTGGCCGCGGCCGGGCTGGGCATCGCGTTCAACGCCAAGCCGGCCCTGCGCGAGGTCGCCGACGCGTCGCTGAGCCATCCGTATCTGGACACCGTGCTGTTCCTGTTGGGTGTGACCCGCGGCGAGATCGAGGCCGCCGACGCGGTCGACGGCGAGGTCCGTAGGGTCGAGATCCCGCCCGAGTGA